The genomic segment aaaaaagaagatcGGCACCGGAAGAGGTGATCGGCGCCGGAACTGCTGGTGATCGGCgatggaggtggtggtgggttggggtgggagaggaagaagaagagaaggggaaggggattttttttttttatgttttgggtattttgaagtgtgtaggtaagTTTTTTAGGTTATGTAGTTAAGagaaaattttttgtgtattagatattTTGGAGTGCGTAggttaaaaaatttgataagtttttttgaaatttttgtagtaaaagttgttaaaaaattagtaaCAAACAAATTTGTCCAAAAACTTGGGTTCCAATATATTAACCCTCCCACTCTAAAATACTCGCAAGTTTTagaaagaaaacgaaaaaaaaaaaaaagtttgagtATCGTGGTGGGCGACGCCGACAAGAGAGGGGGTAGGGAGTGTTTTGGGAAATTCTAAAAGATATTTTAAACAAACATATAATGTTTTtctaaaataattataataagttacaaaaaaaagtttcaaacaaTACTCAAAAGAATATACACTATCTAAGTGGATCCTCAATTTGCAACGTGTGCATGGTCCACTTTCGAATTATTTATTGACATGTTTGTGTTCAATTTTGCTAGAGCCACTGAATTGTAAGGCCATATTACAAGTAATAATGTAGTAAACAAATGGTggatataaataaatttaaaacttgtggtttattaattatttttctttaaatttatcAATTTAGTATTGGTGTCAAGTTTTATTATGTAAAGATAATTTAAGTGTTTGATCTGGTTAGAGAAAGAAACAATTTTGTCACTATTATTTTTTGCTGCTTAGTAACTTGTTGCTTCAATGGATTATCATTCTACTTACATATCTAGgcaaattcacaaaattatacTTAGGAACAGATTTTTGTTCAACCATAAAACTCAAATATGGCCCATGAGAATAAATGAGCCTTAAGATACATGTTAACCATGTCAATCAAGATTATGCTTTTTAAGTTAAATGTGCATGTATTCAACAGTATTAGGCGAACTAATGTTATTTAACCTTATGATTCCATAATCTGATCCTATTTTCGTCAAACGATCATATGTAGGATCCAGATCTTACAAACCATAGTCCATCTATACTAAAACTTGaccaaaacgaaaaaaaaaaaggaaaattttgaaaaagagtaatagaaaaagatttggaattcatAAGTAGGGTGTAACCTTTTGGTAGATTTGTGAATAGCACACCGGTTAACTATTCATAAAttacagaaaaaaaatttattttgtaggCAATTCATGAAATTACCCTTAGCGTACACATTAGCACTCGCATGCGCACGTAACTTGATTTAGATATTCACATTTGAATGTATACTATGTATTTagcaaaatgcatattttttattaattaaagtGCGCATTACTATTCAATGAAGTAAAAGTCGGCAGACTCGGCACCAAGATAATGTGGTCATTTTGCGAGAAATTTATTACCTATTTAGATCTATAAATAGTAACCCAAttataaatttttcaaaaattatgctCTACTTATGAATTTCAATTTTTCCTACTAcctattttccaaatttttcaaaaaaaaaaataaccattTGCTATATCACTTCTACAATGTGATCTGTatggaacaaaaaaaaagagacaattGAAAACGTCGCTATTCTGTGTTTAAagaatttcaaaaagaaaatttccaaataagTTCCTTTCCAAGCGGAGCCATTAATATTTCTAAACCCAATTGATTGATTCCATCCTTTTTCCttagaattttttatttatttttaattagatAAAATTACATTTAATATTTGGATTACATATTTACCATGTTGCAGCTATCAATTAGCAGCATTTCCTAAAATCTATTAATTAACAATAGGGCTAATTGTAGTTTGCTCCCTCGCACTTGTAATATCTTGCACTCTGAACTTTCAAATTTATCTCATTTAACTCCAATTAATAATAACATTGGCAAAGTGGCGTAGGCGGGACCTTTGTTAATGTTCATGCATCAATTGGGCCAATGAGTACtgaaattacttttttatcCTTGGAATGGAGGTAATCTACAGGAGAAGAGAAGACGGAAATTGTAAGGTTATGCACTGAAATAATGTGATATAAATTAGTGACGGATTTGCTCGTTGTTGTGCTGGAAAATGGCCAGTCGTAGTGTGAAGAGGTATTCTGCTCCTCGGGACTCCTATGAGGCACATAGTCCGAAGATGGAGGCTGTTTAATAGTACAGTACAGATGGGCATTGTGAATGAGGTCTTCGACCCAGACGATGTGATACCGTCTGGCACGATTACATGAAGCTATCGGAATTGGACTAGGGACCTGGTCATAGATATGGCAACAAGTGCAAAGTGGCCTCCATAAAATGTCGTGGCTGCTGGGCAAGTCTCCAGCAATGGGATGGTTTTCTTGAGTTATCTTCAGAAACTGAGTGAAAAACTTGCAATTGCTTCTGATCTTGTGTATTAACTTTTTGTCTAGAGATGTCGTAGCGAGTGTTGGATATTGTTTCAAAGGTCTGCAGCATGGAGTTCGAGGGAAGATTGATTCGAATGGGAAAGTTTCCAGTTTTTTTCCAAGAAAGATTCTAAGTTTGTTCTTTCAGCAGAGATTGATCATCCCAGAAAAGATCAACTGAAGTTTGGGTTTGGGATGAGTTGCTGATCAGCCACAGCTTTCCTGGTTTCAAAGAGGATGTCCTCTCACAGGTCTCACTTATACGGTAcaattataaaatattaaagCCTAAAATTTGGGTATTTGTACGTTTTGCCTTCACTGAAGCAAATTAATTGGTATACAGTAGTATGtttcaaaccaagaaattcaCTCAATTCTGTTTAACATTCTCTGCCGTGAAAAGCTATTTAACATGAAATACTCCTTAGAAATCTCGCGCAGTATTCTTGAATTGTCACCCACTctaattgagcaaaattttCTGCTAGCTACAATTAGAGGTCgcaaatcaacccacttaattaaatttacccatacccgcccatgaatagatgggtatgggtatcttaaatttttgtatatgggtataaatgggtattattgggtaacccatcaaacccaattaacccatttagaattctcttcccctaaatctcttctttttccccacccatttttttttcaaatttttcattttgtcatgatgttaactacttttgtttcattattattattatttgttggttttattttattattttactttctctttgtttgttaacttgctcatttttcggcattaccaatttatgataaatttgaacctcttttcttatctttctaaaatgaaattttaaatttatatatgaaaaaaatgttaggggttcaaaatttttggattaaatttttatattaacttttatagtacttaattcaaaattttatattcttattattcaattattaaataatatgtaattttgtgaaatagagtataaatgaaaaaaaattggtaattaggcttattgaacattataagtaaatatttaaaactaaagATGGATACAAAGAGcagtataaattgataacttagtttgcaaaaatgaatttaaatgaatttacaacaaattaaaataaatgggttataaatgggtaattgggttacccaattcattttttgacttacccatttatacccatctaattaaataggtataaatgggttgactcacttatacccattacccattttacccaatccAAATCCGCCcaatcacccattttgacacctctagctaCAATGTTGCTCTTTCGTTGATTCAGCAGTAAAGGCTTACATTGGGAAATTCCATTCGAATATATACACATCTAAATCACTATCAAGCACAGCAGATCTACAAAAATTTGCCAGCTCAGAACTCTATAAATCAATAGTAAGTTTCCAATTCTCTCTGCTACAATTCGCTGTAGTCAGCTGCTGCAATTGCACTGAAGAAATCTTTTCATAATGTAGTGAATCAGTTACCACAATGGGTGGGCAAACTGCCTTTTCTCTTTTGCCTTTTGGAGAAGTAGAGCCAGAAGTCGCTAGATAAGGCAATGCCATCACCAGAAAAGAATAAAGATGGTCAAAGCTTTGAGTTCTTCGGACGCTAAACTAGAGGATATGGCTTGTAAAAGCATTTAAATCTTGTCGGCGTGCAGTTTAAACTTGCCTCAATATTTCACTTTGTTATAACACGATCACCAATAGTCCCCACAAGAACATAAACCATTTCTAAAATGGTGAAATCTTTTGGAATCTCTTACCACAATCTCCCGTTCAACAATCTTCGAGATTAATCGTATAGTTGTATGACAATCCATACAAATTCTAAGATTCTTTATCACCTGGATTGTTGCACCGGGAACTGAGTTTAGAATTCCAAAAGCTACAGCTAGCTTCTCACTGTGGACTTGTAATGTCATTCCCTTCTCTTCGTTCTCAACATCATGAAGAACTGATGTTGTATCTGCTACATAGCCAGCTTCCTGCAGCTTCACATATAGTTCTTCCAAGTATGCATACGTCTTCTCATGTTCAGGATGTTCTCTGTCCCCAACTAGAAACACATGAGCTCTACCTTTTAGTTCCACCAGACTGAAACCAGGTGGTTTAGCCAATCCATGACTTTGCATATAAATTCTCATCCTTTTCACATCATCCCACCTACCAGCTTCAGCATAAATGTTTGACAGCGAGACGTAATACCCACAGTTGTTTGGGTCTAATTCAAATAGTTTCCTAGCTGCAATCTCCCCAAGCTCCACATTCTTATGCATCCTGCATGCTGCGAGAAGAGAACCCCAAACAACAAAATCAGGCAGAGTCTTCATTTCCCTAATCAAATCATATGCCCTTGAAAGAAAACCAGCACGCCCCAGAAGATCAACCATGCAACTATAGTGCTCCACTCCTGGATCTATGCAAAACCTGTCTTTCATGGCTCTAAACCAAAACCATCCTTCATTTAGAAAGCCAGCATGACTACAAGCAGCTAATACCGACACGAAAGTTATGTAGTTTGGTTTCACCCCCATCTGATTCATCTCATAGAAGACATCGAGAGCTTCTCTGGCTTGTCCATGCATTCCATATCCAGCAATCATGGCAGTCCATGACTTCACATTCCTTTCTTTCATTCGATTGAATGCTTTCCTTGCCATTCCAACCCTCCCACACTTGCAATACATGTCAATGACTGAGGTTCCCACATATATATTATCCTCCAATCTCATCTTAATAACCTGATCATGTATGCACTTGCCCAGCTGGAGCGCTCCAGAATGGGCACAAGCCAGCAACACCGTAGACAAAGTCATAGCATTATGATCAACATCTGTGTCACTCACCATCGAACGAAATGCTTGGATAGCCTCCGTTGAGAACCCAAGTTGTGCATAAACTGCAATTAGCGAATTCCAAGAAACTACATCTTTTTCCTCCATTCCATCAAACACCTTCCTAGAAAATCCAACATTTCCACACTTGGCATAGGCATCAATCAAGGTATTGCCAACACCCAACTCCCCTTCAAAACCCCGTTTTATTGCCAACCCATGAACACTTTCCGTAATACTCTTATGCGAAACACGAGAACACGCAGACAAAACCGAAACCATGGAAACCGAATCAAGATAGCACACCTCCTTCTCCGCTTGGCTGCTCCACGTAACGCCACTCTCACCCGCCTCTTCAACCAGGAGCTCCTTAAAAAGCAATAATGCATCATGGGCACGCTCATTTTGCACGTATCCAGTTATCATTGAAGTCCAGGACACCACATTTCTATGGGGAATTTCGTCGAACACCTTTCGCGCATCATCTAAGTCCCCGCATTTGGCATACATGTCAACGAGCGCAGACGAAACAAATATGTCAGCATTGTACCCAAAGATCAACGCTTGTTGGTGGGCTTGTTTGCCTGAAGTAAGATCGCATAAAGCAGAACAAGATTTGATGGCACATGGAAAAGTAGAACGATTGGGCTTGAGGGAGAGTTTCCGCACGGATAAGAAGGCTCGGAGGGCTTCAACGTAGTCGCCATTCCGGGCCAACTCGGCGATGATGGAGTTCCAGGAATAGACATTTGTTCTGTCAACGTACTTGTTGAATAAGGTGGTTGTGAGATTCAAATTGGTTGAATAAAATCTAACTGAAATGGAACGCCATTTTGATAAAAACTTCATTCATTTGCTGCTTCtgtttttgttcttttatttggCGAGTTTGTGCCCGCTGGAGAAATAAGCGACGTCAGACACAGGGGtttatgttaaaaaaaattgtttaaaaCATCCCCCACATTTGGCCAAATAAACTTTTTCgttcttcacttttaaaatagtaCACTTACATCTCTTACAAAATCAAGTCGATAAAATTTGATCGCAATCTAAGTTTTTGATCATTTTTACCTTGAATCCGTCACGTGACACACACATGGTCATTGTTTTAGGAGCAAAAAAGTTGGattttatttgtaattaaaCAAATGACCTGATTCATATTCACTATTGCCTCTAAAAAAATAGGATCTGGCCTGAatcatatttatttttctcctaaaattgtgaaatttgacataatctatatttatttttgtcacTAAAAAAGTGAGATCTGacctttttatatttaaaaaataattatatgcATGTCAAGTGGTGATTTTAGGCTACAAAGTGGTTGAAAATATTggtagggaccaaattttattaatttgaatttataagaaatgtaaaatttatattttaaaagcGAAGGATGAAAAAAGTCATTTGATGAAATGTAGGAACTTTTGAACGAATGAATCTATTATTTGTTTGTTAACGTGACAGGCACGGTGAAATATGGGATTAGGTATCGTACTTATGGCCTTTGGTGCAATTGGTGCAAAAACAACTTTTTAGCTTAATCCATTGAGTTAAATCAGTGTAATGAACAAAGTTCACACTTACTATAAAATTATACGAGTGTAAACTAAATTGTGTGATAAATAAAACTGTACTGCCGTACTTGAAAACCTTAAATCTACATGCCCAAGGCAGGATCGTGGATTATTGCGGAATAAGGTTCTTGTAACACACATAACATTTTAGTGTTACACATATATTACACTATATTTTAGGTCATGCATGTCCTTTCACTTAGGTCACCTTTTTGGTGTTATATCTATATACAGTTATACACCATATtttaggtcaaatatgcctttTCGTTTAAAAATTGTTGGTACAAATATTTTTTATGTTGTTGGCACATATGACCTTTCATCACATTTAATGTGTCATACTTTCAAAAATATTTGTCATGTTAAGAATGTCGAATTATCTTTTAACTTCTATTGTAATATCGTCCTTGAATTAAGTTCATATTACATTCACAtccaaattttagattttgggGTATCatattggaaagaaaagaaaaacatcaTAATCAAAATACTATTTTTAAGAAGTTAACTTTCTGAGAAGTGACAACAAAACTAGAATGGAGGAAATAAAACTTTGCATGGCATGAATATAACACTCAACAAAGGTCAAAGGTTGAGGTTTAAGGCATAGGAGGGAGCTATCATGAAGAAGTTTTGGTCATGGATCAAGAACAATAACTAAAttctatgaaatttgaaattcataGTCGTTGATTGTTAAGTGGTTGGCTGTGTCGCGCTCCATTTTTTGTAACAAAAagctattttaaaaaaatgtgtttttcatttaaaaaataagtgaaaaaagACCTAAATTGAGACTTTAAAAAATTGAactcaaaatttagtctaaaaagggtttttaagaaaataggAGTTGCCATTTGATATTAAatttaggtgtaccaaatcacctaaaaatatttttttactaaaaataaaatgaaataaaacccTTTATGACAACTCTagatatcataaaacaagagaAGAtaagttcgggagtcacggttgaaaaaaGAGAAGGCAAATGTTCGATCAACTCAAACTTAAGGCGTATTTTCAACCTAATCTAAGTTAGTTACGAGGTTtagtaaaaattttcataatctaatttttaaacttatcacatttagaTGTTTCCTATATGGCTACAAAACtaaatttaaagaaaatatagaaaagagTCAAAATGCCCATTTAATGACTAATGGGTACCAATCGTATTAATTGTGAAGTCTCAAAACAATTTCTTGAAAAGGTCACTGGTATACAAAAATGAgactcaaaaaaagaaaattaaattttatatatatgggTATCagtggcaaaaaaaaaagaaaagaaatgcaaCATAATGAGTACGAGagacaaaaactcgtgacactattttttttcttataaaagGGGTTAATAGGGTATTTAAGTTAAAAAactataatcacccatttcccatatttgaaAAGTAACTCTTATAATATAAGCAAGCAAATGAATTAacttatttttctaattttctaaatgaAATGCGAATCTAAATTATATGACTCATACATATTGGAATAAAGGGATAATATAAGAGAAAATATCATACAAATAAGAAAAGCTGCCTAAAATAGggaaaatgca from the Coffea arabica cultivar ET-39 chromosome 11e, Coffea Arabica ET-39 HiFi, whole genome shotgun sequence genome contains:
- the LOC113718758 gene encoding pentatricopeptide repeat-containing protein At3g26782, mitochondrial-like, with the protein product MKFLSKWRSISVRFYSTNLNLTTTLFNKYVDRTNVYSWNSIIAELARNGDYVEALRAFLSVRKLSLKPNRSTFPCAIKSCSALCDLTSGKQAHQQALIFGYNADIFVSSALVDMYAKCGDLDDARKVFDEIPHRNVVSWTSMITGYVQNERAHDALLLFKELLVEEAGESGVTWSSQAEKEVCYLDSVSMVSVLSACSRVSHKSITESVHGLAIKRGFEGELGVGNTLIDAYAKCGNVGFSRKVFDGMEEKDVVSWNSLIAVYAQLGFSTEAIQAFRSMVSDTDVDHNAMTLSTVLLACAHSGALQLGKCIHDQVIKMRLEDNIYVGTSVIDMYCKCGRVGMARKAFNRMKERNVKSWTAMIAGYGMHGQAREALDVFYEMNQMGVKPNYITFVSVLAACSHAGFLNEGWFWFRAMKDRFCIDPGVEHYSCMVDLLGRAGFLSRAYDLIREMKTLPDFVVWGSLLAACRMHKNVELGEIAARKLFELDPNNCGYYVSLSNIYAEAGRWDDVKRMRIYMQSHGLAKPPGFSLVELKGRAHVFLVGDREHPEHEKTYAYLEELYVKLQEAGYVADTTSVLHDVENEEKGMTLQVHSEKLAVAFGILNSVPGATIQVIKNLRICMDCHTTIRLISKIVEREIVVRDSKRFHHFRNGLCSCGDYW